A genomic region of Runella rosea contains the following coding sequences:
- a CDS encoding secondary thiamine-phosphate synthase enzyme YjbQ, which produces MNFIQQPLRLKARKRGFHLITAEVLQALPQLREMKVGMCQVFIQHTSASLTLNENADPTVRQDFETFFNKAVPENDPDYLHNYEGDDDMPAHLKAALLGSSVLIPIQHGRLALGMWQGIYLCEHRDDGGPRNLLITTWGE; this is translated from the coding sequence ATGAATTTCATTCAACAACCCCTACGCTTAAAAGCACGCAAAAGAGGCTTTCACCTGATTACGGCTGAGGTGTTGCAAGCGTTGCCGCAATTGAGGGAGATGAAAGTCGGAATGTGTCAGGTGTTTATTCAACACACTTCGGCTTCGCTGACCCTTAACGAAAATGCCGACCCCACCGTACGCCAAGATTTTGAGACCTTTTTTAATAAAGCGGTTCCTGAAAATGACCCTGATTACCTGCATAATTATGAAGGCGATGACGATATGCCAGCGCACCTAAAAGCCGCTTTGTTGGGTAGTTCAGTATTGATACCCATCCAACACGGGCGCTTGGCCTTGGGAATGTGGCAGGGGATTTATCTCTGCGAACACCGCGACGACGGCGGCCCCCGCAATCTGTTGATTACTACTTGGGGAGAATGA